The DNA segment TACTGAGGTACTGTTTTTTTCTGTCCCGGCGAGGGGCGCCGGGCCTACCCGAAAATGTCGGAGCGGCCTAGTGCCAGAAGGGATCGCCGATGCCGGTCGGCTTGAGGGCGGAGGAAGTCGCTTCCGCGGTGCTGTCAGGTTCTCCGGCCTGGGCGTCATGGCGCGGCGGCGGCGGAAAATCCTGGCCCGCGCAGCCGCAGGGATTCAAGGATGAATATTCAGAATGGCAATTTGGGCAAACCATTAGAAATCTCCTGTACGGCACACACGCCTTACCACGCCTTACATTGACAAGGGTAGGGAAACAACGCCGGCAAAGGAAATTCAAAATTTTGTTAGCGGCGATTAAGAAAAGAAATGAGCTGTAAGGGCAACGCGGACAAGAGCCGGGGACGAAATCAGGCGACGCGGGGTTCGGAATGCAAGCTGAGGAACGCTTCAACCGAGTAGCGGATTTGGGTATCGAGGTTTTCGCTGAGATCGATGAGGTCGGACATCAGGTAGCTGATGTTGGCCTCCAGCAGGTGACGTTGGATGGCGGTGAGAAGAGCGCGGCGGAGGAAACGGCTCTCCTTGAGCACCATGGGCAAGGTATAGCCCTGCCGGCGGCGCTGGTGGCCGTGCTGAGTGGCGGCGGCAAGGGCGGCGTCGCTGACAACGCCGCGATGCTCCTCCAGCATTTCAATCACCTCGGCCAGCATCACGGGAATATGGTCGGCGCGCTCCCGGTCATTCAGCGGAATGGAGTTGATCTCGGAGTCGCCATTGCACATGGTCAGCCAGTCCTCCATCACCTCCTTTTGATATTGATGGAGCAGAGTGGCTAGCCGGAGCAGCGGACGCTGGAAGCGAGGCTGTTGGCTGCGCAGCCGCTCCTGGATATTCGAAAGCAGGGCCGGAATATTGGCCGGCTTAACAATGTAATCGTCGACCTGGTTGCGGATGGCCTCAAGCGCGGTTTCAAAGGCTGGGTAGCCGGTGATGATGATAGTGACCGCGTCAGGCTGGGTGCGGCGCATGGCGCTGACCACGGTAAAACCGTCGCCGGGCTGGCCGATGTTGAGATCGGCGAGAAGCACGTCGAATTCTTCCTTCTGTATGCACTCCAGGGCCTCCGGAACGGTGGCGCAGGAGGTGACGTCAAAGCCATGCATGCGCAAGATGGAGGGCATGGTGATGCGGATACTCTCCTCATCGTCAACGAACAGGAGACGGGTTGGGCGGGAGGAGTCCAAGGTCAGAAGTAAAACTCAGATGTAAGAAGTCAAAAATTGAGAAGCTGTTGCCAGCGCAGGTGACCTGTATCGGGGTCACGAAAGTGTAGCGGCGGAATTTATCCCGCCGAATGCTGCGCCACTGTCGATCGATAGCGCCGGCGGATTGAATTCACAGCTACACTTCCCCAAAGCAGCCGTGTCAGAACCAGCGCGGCAACGCCAAGCGCCCCGCCCCTACTGGTTGACCGGGATCTTGATGATCTTTTTCTGGATGGCGTAAGTCACCAGCTGCGCTTTGTTATGAATGTCGAGCTTGCGCATGAGGTTGAACTTGTGCGCTTCCACGGTCTTGACGCTGAGGCCCAGGAGCACTGCGATTTCCTTGACCGAATTGCCTTCGGCGAGCAGCTTCAGGATTTCGCGCTCCCGCGGGGTCAGGGTGGAGATGCGCGGACGCATCTTGGCATCGCGCACGCGGGCGCGAAAGTCCTCGACCAGCTTGCCCAATACCTGGGAACTGAGATACTTGCCGCCCTTATAAACGTCGCGCACGGCGCTGACCAGTTGCTGCGCAGGCGTGTCCTTGAGAACGTAGCCGGCGGCGCCGACTTCCAGGCACTGCACGAGATAATCCTCGTCCTCATACATGGTGAGGAACAGGACCTTGGTTTCAGGGCGATTCTTGCGGACCTGGCGCGCCGCCTCGAAAGACGAGAGGCCGGGCATGCCAATATCCATCAGCACGATGTCGGGGCGAAGCTCGCGGGCCTTCTCCACGGCATCGCCGGCGTCGGGCGATTCGCCCACGATTTCAAAATCGGATTCCCCCTCCAGCAGGCGGCGTACGCCTTGGCGGAAAAGGGTGTGGTCGTCCACCAGTAAACATTTGATCTTGGCCATTGCCAGCTACACTCCCCAGTGACCTTGGATGCGCAAAACCTTAGTCCCGAAAAATTGATGCCGTAAGAAAACGGTACTTTTTGTTATGCGAACTTGAAGCTTTGCTTTCAGCGTGTTGCGCCGTGCTTAAATTGAGACTCGTTCCCGCCCCAACCTAAAGAAGGCTTAAGCGCTGGCACCTATCACACGCCGGTCAGGCTGACTCCTGGCGGCTGTCGCCGGCCACGGCGGTCAAAGCCCGGGTGTTGCGCGTCTGCAATTCTGAAGGCCCCTCCGGCTGGCGCTGGGGCGCCGGCAGGGTGACTTCAATCCTGGTTCCCACGCCTTTGGTGGAGGTCACCTTCACCGAGCCGCCAAGCATGCTGATGCGCTCGCGCATGCCGGCCAGTCCGAAGCTGCGCCCGGTGAAACCGGAGGGCTTGGACATGCCTTGGCCGTCATCCTCGATGTAAAGCCGGATCAGCGCATTTTCGCGGGTCATCTGGATGTTGGCTGCCTTGGCCTGGGCGTGCTTGGCCACGTTGTGCAGCGCCTCCTGAACAACGCGATACAAGGCGGCTTCGACTTCGGGCGCCAGCCGGCCAACGTCATCGGAGACAGCGACCCGGGCCTTCACCCCGGTAGTCTTAGCCAAATCCTTGGCTTCCTTGCGAATGGCGGCGATCAACCCCAGCTCCTGCAGGACTAGCGGCGAGAGACGGCCGATGATGCGGCGGATGCCTTCAATTGTGCGGTCCACGACGCCGAGGGTTTCGCGAATCTTGCCGCGGGCGCGCGCACCGGCGCTGGATTCCAGCATGCCGAGGTAAAGGCGGATGACCATGAGGGCTTGGCCGGTTTCGTCGTGCAGCTCACGGCTAATTCGCTTGCGCTCCTCTTCCTGCACGCGCAGCAGGTGGGCGGAGAGCTCGGCGATGCGGGCTTCGCGTTCGCGAAGCGCTTCCGTAATGCGGGCGCGCTCGATGGCCAGCGCGGAGCGGTCGGCGATGGCGCGCAGCATCTCCAGTTCGGTTGGCAGCCACTGGTAGGGCTTGCCGAAGCCGATGCTGAGCACGCCGATGACTTCGCCGCTGGTCTTCAGCGGCACGCCCCAGAGGGCCTTGGCGCGGGTGCGCAGCGCCGGGTTCAGCAAGCCGTCGGAAGTATCAAGATCGGCGAGAATTGCCGGCTCGCCGGTAAGGGCGATCATGCCGGTAAAGCCGCGGCCAAGAGGAATGCTGATGTCGTCGGCCACCAGGCCATCGAGGCCGACACTGGCCTGCAGGCGAAGCTCGTTGTTCTCGTCGCGCAACATCAGTACGCCGACATTGGCGCGAAAGGTGTCACGGGTAATGCGCAATATCTGGTCGAGCAGCGCGGGCACGCTCTGGGCGTTAAGTTCGGCATCCAGGACCGAGAGCAGCGCAGCGGATTCACCCCGCTGCGCGTCAAAATATGCACCGGAGACGGCAATGAAAGTGGCGGAGCCGAACATTTCCAGCGCGGCGGTGGTTTCCATCAGTTCGCCGGGGATGAGCTGCTGCACGTGCGGCTCGCAAAGGGACTGGTAGATCTCCAGCGACCGCGCCACCGTGCGGGTGTCCACCTTGAGCTTGCTCAGACGAGTGCCGTAGTAAGTAAGGTTTTCAAAAAAGCTGCTGAAGTCTTCCTGGCAGAAAAGGGCGAAACCGGTGCCGAGATTCAGCCGCTCCAGCGCCGCCATGGCGCGGCCGTCGAGTTGGAACTCCTCGAACATTTGAGCGCGCCAGGCCGCCGTGATCGCGGCAAAGACCGGCTTCAACACGCCCGCGAGTTCCACGATGCGAGCACGATACTTGTGCCCGAGCGGCAGCATGGGTGACACGACCAGAAACTCCTTAGTTCGAAGACGTTGGTGGGGTAAGGGGTGGCTACCTGGCGCCGATAACTACCTAGTAACCCGCAAACAACTGAATTGCTCGCATTTTATCCCGTTTTCGCGGGAATTAGTATCTAAGGTGTGGAAAAAAGTTATTAATTTGTAACTAGGTGATTTGCATAGGTTTAGATTGGCCGTACACCGAAAATCCACAGTACCTGCGTACCTCAGGATCGGAGCTCGCGAAGACCACATAAGCCATCTTTCACAGTGAGCTGGTGGCTTAAATCGTAGCTGGTTTACCGAGTTACTGAGTTCCTGAACGCAAGTATGGTTTAATCCTCTGTTTCCATGTTTCGTTTTTTCACCGCCGGAGAATCGCACGGGGAAGCGCTGGTGGCGTTGGTGTCGGGCGTACCGGCCGGAGTTGCCGTTGAGCAGCCGTTCCTGGATCGGGAGCTGTGGCGACGGCAGCAGGGTTACGGGCGCGGCGGGCGCATGAAGATCGAGCGCGACACGGCGCGCCTTGTCGCGGGCGTCCGGCATGGAAAAACGATCGGCTCGCCGATCGCAATTCTGCTCGAGAACAAGGATTGGAAGAACTGGCAGGAGTCGCTGCCGGTGGGCGAGGGAGACCCGGCGAAACATAAGAAGGTCAGCTCTCCGCGTCCGGGACACGCCGACCTGGCAGGCGCGCTGAAGTATAACTTCCCGGAGGCGCGGTACGTGCTGGAACGCTCGTCGGCGCGCGAGACGGCGGCGCGGGTGGCGGCGGGGGCCGTGGCAAAATTATTTTTGCGCGAACTCGGCATTGAAGTCTGGAGCCACGTGATAGCGGTGGGAAAGGTGGCGGTGGAGCGCGAAGTGAAGTGGGAGGAAATTGCCGCACTGAGCCGTCGCGAAGAAGTTCTGCTGAACTGCGCCGATGCCGGCGTCGAGCAAAAGATGAAAGCAGAAGTGGACAAGGCAACCGATGCGCGCGACACCGTGGGCGGAGTGTTCGAAGCGCGCGCGCACAACGTCCCGCCGGGCCTGGGCACGTATGCGAACTGGGACGAGCGCCTGGACGGGCTGCTGGCGCAGGCGGTGATGTCGTTGCAGGCGGTCAAGGCGGTGGAGATCGGCAGTGGGATCACGGCGGCCGGCGCCATGGGCTCGATGGTGCACGACGAAATCGGCTACGCGAAGCAAGGCGGCGAATTCACCAGCTTCACGCGCCAGGCGAACCGTGCCGGAGGCCTGGAAGGCGGCGTGTCCAACGGCGAGGAGATCATCGTGCGCGGGTACCTGAAGCCGATCTCGACGTTGAGGCGCCCGCTGGGGTCGGTGGATTTCCAAACCCGCGAGCCGGTCAAGGCGGCCTACGAGCGCTCCGACGTGTGCGTGGTCCCGGCGGCGGGCGTGGGGGCGGAAGCGATGATCGCGCTCACCCTGGCGCGCTGCGCGCTGGAGAAGTTCGGGGGAGATAGCATGGGGGAGACAAAGCGCAATTTTGAGGGATATGTGGAGCAGTTGAGGAGATTTTAGGAATGTCATGCTGGCGAACGAATCATCTATGCGGCTGTGAAGAAACATGGATCCTTCGCCGGACTGACCCCTCCTCAGGATGACAGCACGCAAATATGATCTATCCCATCGTGAAATATGGCGACCCGGTGCTGGAGAAGCCGGCGGCAGAGGTCACGCAGTTCGACGCGGAACTGCAGAAGCTGCTCGATGACATGTTCGAGTCGATGTACGCCGCGCACGGAGTGGGTCTGGCGGCGCCGCAGATCGGCATCGGCAAGCGCATCGCCGTGATTGACGTCACCTTCCAGGAAGATCCGGCCGCCAAGCTGGTGCTGGTGAATCCGGAGATCATTCACACCGAGGGACGCCACCGGCAGCAGGAGGGGTGTCTCAGCCTGCCGGAATTTCGCGAAGACGTAACCCGGCCGCGCGTGGCCACGGTGCGGGCGCAGGACGCGAAGGGAAACTGGTTCGAAAAAACCGGGGAAGACCTGCTGGCGCGCGCGCTCATGCACGAGACCGATCACCTCGACGGCAAGCTGTACATCAGCCACATCTCGGCGCTGAAACGAGACCTGATCAAGCGGAAGATCAGAAAGCTAATCAAGCAGCGAGAATGGTAGGGACTGCCGAATTGAGTAATCCTGTAATTGGGTAATTGAGTAAAGTGAGGGCGCTGGCTGGAGCACTTTTCCCAATTACCCGATTACGCAATTACTCGATTTCCCCATGGATCTGATTTTCTGTGGCACGCCGCAATTCGCCGTCCCCACGCTGCAGGCCTTGGTGGATGCCGGGCACCATGTGCGCCTGGTGGTGACGCAACCGGACCGTCCCAGCGGACGCGGCATGGCGGTGAGCGCTCCGCCGGTGAAGCAATTGGCGCAGATGCTGGAGCTGGAGGTCGCGCAGCCGGAAAAGATCAAGAACAACCTGGAATTCCGCGCGCTTCTGGAAAAGCTCCGGCCGGAGGCGATTGTGGTGGTCGGGTACGGGCGGATTATTCCGCAGTGGATGATCGATTTGCCGCCGCTGGGCAACATCAACCTGCACGGCTCGCTGCTGCCAAAATATCGCGGCGCCGCGCCGGTGCAGTGGGCGATCGCGATGGGGGAACCCGTCACCGGTGTGACCACGATGCGGATTGACGCGGGCCTCGACACCGGAGACATGCTGTTGCAGCGCGAAACGCCGATCGCCCCCGAAGACACAGCGCTCACGGTGGGGCCGCGGCTGGCCGCCATCGGCGCGCCCCTGATGGTCGAAACACTGGAAGGATTGAAATTAGGATCCATTGCGCCGCGGGAGCAGGACAATGCAATGGCGACGCTGGCGCCGATTCTCAAGAAAGAAGATGGCCTGATCGATTTCCGCCGCCGCGCGCGCGAGATCTGGAACCGGCTGCGCGGGTTTCAGCCGTGGCCCGGTGCGTACACCTCCTTTCGCGGCAAGAACCTGAACGTTTGGCAAGCGCGGGAGGATCAGGAGTCAGCGGGCGCGCCCGGCGAGATCAGGGTTGAAGGCGACCGTTTGCTCGTCGGGTGCGGCGGGGGCACGGCGCTTGAACTTGTGACCGTACAGCCGGAAGGGAAGAAGCGCATGTCGGCGCGGGACTTTGTGCATGGATATCATCCGAAATCCGGAGAACCCCTGGGAACTGATGTACCCAGAGACACAGAGGCACAGAGCCAGCCATAAGCAAGTTCTTCGCTGCGCTCAGCATGACATTCGTTCCGCTTTGTTCCATCTGCTTATTCACCCGTGCCTTGTTGCCCCCGTGGTAGATTTTTCCGCCGACAATGCCCTCTCCCGCGCGCGAAGCCGCGTTCGACATCCTGTTCCGCGTGGAGCAGAAGGACGCGTACGCTTCCGAGTTGCTGCACTCCGAGCGTCTCGACGCGCTCTCGCCACAGGACCGTGCGCTCTGCACTGAGCTGGTGATGGGCACGCTGCGGTGGCGCTCGCGGCTTGACCTCGGCCTTGGGGCGGTTTCGTCGCAGCCGCTGGACAAACTCGATCCCGAAGTGCTGACCGCGCTGCGGCTGGGCACGTACCAGATCGCGTTTCTGCGCTTACCGGTTCGCGCGGCGGTCAACGAAAGCGTGGAACTGGTGAAGCGCGCGCGGCGGCGCTACTCGGTGCCGTTCGCCAATGCCGTGCTGCGCAAGCTCGCTGCTAAGCCCGAGCTGATGGAGCCGATCCTCTCTCCAGGACCAAAAACAGTGCTTGACCTTGCCGGGCTCTACGCGCATCCGCTTTGGCTGGCGGAACGCTGGGCGGAGCGTTACGGCATCGAGGTCGCCGAAAAAATCTGCGCCTTCGATCAGCAGCCGCCGGAAACCTCGCTGCGCTTGCGCGATCCCGCCGCTGAACAGGAACTGCTTCAAGAGGGCATCGAATTACAGCCGGGCGCCCTGCTCACTTCCGCACGCCGCGTCAGCAAAGGGGCCATCACCCAGACGCGCGCTTTTCGCGAAGGACGCATCGCGATCCAGGACGAGGCTTCGCAACTGGTGGCGCTGCTGGTTGGCGGCGGTGAGCGGCTGCTGGACTGTTGCGCCGCTCCGGGAGGCAAGACCGCAATCATGGCGGAGCGGAATCCGGAAGCGGAGATCATCGCCGCCGACGTTCATCCGCATCGCGCTGCGTTGCTGATGGAACGCATGAGGCAATGGCCGAACGTGACGGTCATGGCGGCCAACGCCACCGAACTCGGCGTTTGCGGCCTTTTCGACGGAGTGCTCGCTGACGTTCCATGCTCCGGCACCGGCACCCTGGCACGGAACCCGGAAATCAAGTGGCGGCTGACGTCCGACGATCTGTCGGACTTGCACGGCCGCCAGGCGGCAATTTTGGGCGCGACCCTGCAGCACGTGCGTGGCGGGGGAATCATGTTGTATTCCACCTGCTCGCTGGAGCCGGAAGAAAATGTGCAGGTGGTGGAGGAAGTATTGCAGTCGCGTCCGGACTTTCGAATCGTGGACTGCCGCGGCGAACTGGAGCGGTTGAACGATTCCGGCGAACTCGCGTGGGGGGACCTTGATTCACTGCTGGACGGGCCCTACTTGAGAACGATTCCCGGAGTGCAGCCCGGCGACGGATTCTTCGGGGCAATTCTCGCGAAAGAGTAATACAGGAGCTGGGGCCAGGAGGTAGTGAGCTGGGTTAGGACTTGGGACAGCAATTATTTTTGGACTTCTAATTGCACCGCGCTGCCCGCTAAGACTTTCTGCCCCGCAGTTGGTGACTGCTTGCTGACGATGTCCGTGGCGGAAGCTATCGTAGCCGGATCCTCGGGCGCGATGTGAACGCTGCCGACGTGCAGGCCCGCCTCGGTGATGGCGCGAGTGGCGTCGGAAAGATGACGCCCGACCAGGTTCGGCATGACAAACGCCTGCGGCTCCGCTTGCGCCGCAAACAGCAAGTTGACCTTCGGCGACGCGACTCCCTTTGCCGCGGGCGGCGGAGCTTGCGCGATCACCTGGTCCTCGCCCCCGGGAATGTGAGCAATTGCCACCGTGCCCGGTTCCAAGCCGCGCCGCCGCAGGTTGATTTCAGCCGCGCGGCCGCTCTGGCCGACAACGTCGGGAATCTCTACGTGCTGCGGCCCCAGGCTTTCCGCCAGCCGCACCCGCCAACCACGGCGAACTTTTTCCCCCGCGTAGGGTTCCTGCGACAGGATGTGTCCGATAGGGATGTCGGGGCTGTAAAAGCGGCTTTCGAATTCGACCAGCAACCCGTTCTGCGCGGCGAGCCGGTCCGCCTGCGGCGGCGTCAGGCCGACAAATTTCGGCACCACCACCTCGCGCCCGTGAATGGCGATGCGCATCGCCGTCAGCCCTGACACCAGGGCGACCATGATCAACACCAGCCCGAGGAGGAGGAATCGGAAGAATCCGCGCATGATTGAGTGTCACGATTGTAACGCGGGCTGGAACGTCACAAGAGTGACTTGCGGCAGTGTACTTGAGTACTGCAGTCAGTGCGCTTCTCCGTCGCCGGGACGGAAGTCGGGGGTGTCCACCTTGGCGGCGGCATTGTGCGACCGGGCGGGAGGAGCAGGAAAGTCCTCTTTTTCGCGGCCCTTGAGTGCCACCTTCATGAAGTCGATCCAGATGGGCAGGGCGGCGAGCGCGCCGGTTTCTTTCTTGCCCAGTGATTTTTTCTCGTCGTAACCGACCCAAACGCCGCAAGTGATCGAAGGCGAGAAGCCGACGAACCACGCATCGGTGAAATCGTTGGTGGTGCCGGTCTTGCCCGCCAGCGGGTGGTTCAGCTTGCTGGCCTGGAACGCGGTGCCGTGCAGCACTACCTCCCGCAGCAAGGAGGTCATGATGCGCGCCGTGCGCGGGCTGATGACGTCCTTTACCTCGGGATAACTTTCCTCCAGGACGCGTCCGTCGTAATCGGTAACTTTGCGGGTATATCGTGGCACGACACGAACGCCGTCGTTGGGAAAGGTGGAGAAACCCGAGGTCTGCTCCATCAGGGTAAGATCGGCGGATCCGAGCGCCAACGGCAGCACCGGCGGCAGCGGCGAAACGATGCCGAACTTGCGCGCATACTCGATCACCTTGTTGATGCCGACCCGCGCCGCCGTCTTCAATGCCGGAATATTGCGCGACTGCGCGACCGCGCGCCGCAGCGTGATGTTGCCTTCGAATTTTCCGTCGTAATTGTGCGGCGAGTAGGGGCCGGAGGCGCTGGAAAACGTAACCGGGGCGTCGAGAATGATGTCGTCGGGAGTGGCGCCGCCATCGATGGCAGCGGTGTAGACATAGGGCTTGAAGGAGGACCCCACCTGGCGCATGGCCTGGGTGGCGCGGTTGAATTTTGATTCGTCATAATCGCGGCCGCCGACCATGGCCTTGATGTCGCCGGTGGCATTGTCAATCGCCAGCAGAGCGCCTTGCGCGCCGGAATCCTGTTCCAGGGAAACCTTCGCCGTGTCGGAGTCGATGACGGAGGCGATTTTCACGTAAGCAATGTCGCCGCGCGAGAGAATTTCATCGGGATTCTTGTGCCCGGTCCATGCCATGTCGGCGGGGGCGATAGTGGCCAGGTAGCGCCCGAATTTCACCGTCGCCGACCCGGTCGTGACCCGCGTCACCAATGCGTGCACGTAACTGCCGGGCGCGATGGGTTCATCCCAATCGGGGTGCTGGTATTTGTCGAGATCGAGACCGGCGGCGACCATGTTGGGCAGGTGCCCCTTCCATCCGTGACGGCGCTCGTAGGCAGCAAGACCGTCCAGCAAACCGCGATTCGCCGCCTCCTGCAACTCCTTATTCAGCGTGGTGTAAACGCGCAGGCCGCGCTGGTGGACCTCGTCGGTCCCGTATTTTTTCTCCAGGTAGCGGCGGACTTCCTCCGCGAAGTAAGGCGCCAGCGAGTTGGGATCGCTCTGCGGGTGCAACTGGATGGGCATGGACTTGGCGTGTGCGGCCTGCGCGGCGGTGATCTTGCCGTCTTCCAGCATGGCGTTGATCACCAGGTTGCGGCGGCGGGCCGAGCGCTCGGGATTATTCAGCGGAGAATAGTAGTTCGGCGCCTTGGGCAAGCCGGCGAGCAGTGCGGCTTCTTCCAGCGTCAGGTCCTTGGCATGCTTGCTGAAGTAAAACAGCGATCCGGCCTCGAAGCCGTAGGCCCCGTGGCCAAGAAAAATCTGGTTGGCGTACAGGGTAAAGATCTGCGGCTTGGTGAAGCGCCGCTCGATCTGGATGGCGAGCATGATTTCCTGGATCTTGCGATGGAACTTGCGCTCGGGCGAGAGAAACAGGTTGCGCGAGAGCTGCATGGTGAGCGTGGATCCGCCCTGCGCTTTTTGCCCGAGCACGATGTCTTTGTACGCGGCGCCGATAATGCGCCAGAAGTTCACGCCCCAGTGCTTTTCGAAGTCCTTGTCCTCGACGGAAATAATGGCGTCGCGCAGGACCTTGGGGTAATCATCGTAGCCGGCCACCACGCGGCGCTGCAGCGCGAAGGACCCGACCACGCGCCCCTGGTCGTCGTAAAGTTCGGTGATGGTGGAAGGGTGATAGCGCTGCAGCTCGCTGACCTCGGGCAGGTCGGTGGAATACACCAGCAAAAGGCCGCCGAAGGCGCCAATGAGCGCGGACGCCACCACCAGCAGGGCGAACACGACTCGTCCGACCAACTTGGTTCCCGCCACCTCAACCGGCGGCAGCTCGGCGTAGATCGATTTCATGGAAGTTCCGACAGGGGCGCGAGGCCCAGAATAGCACGGCGCCGAGGCGGTTGATGAGGCTAGGTAACCGGCATGAAAACAGGCTCCGAAAGCGTTTTCAAGAGCCTGGTAACTTGGGCGGCGGCATCGGCGCCATATGCGCCGCGAAAGATCAGCCGTTCATTGAAGAAGAGGGGACACAGGGTGAGCTCGGCCCCTTGCAACTCTGCCATCCGCTGCAAAAGCTTGAGGGGAGTCGAGCGGTAGTCCGCCCCACGAATCTTCAAGGAGCGATCTCTTCCGAGGTTGATTCGGCCTGCCGCACCGCCTCGCCGAATGAAAAGGTGACCGCCGACTCCGGCAACGAAGTGAGCTGGTGAACCACGGGTCGCGGAGGATCGGCGATGGGAGTCGGCTTAACGGCGCGCGCCAAGCCCATTCTCCACGTTGCTTCCAGGAAACCGCCGCGCTGCGGCAGGGCTTCGCAAGCGGTCGCCATCAATTGACGCAGGGTTTGTTCGTAGCGTTTCGGCGCCTCGTCGAGCATGACCGGTTGCACGGAGGGAATCGCGGAC comes from the Terriglobales bacterium genome and includes:
- a CDS encoding response regulator — translated: MDSSRPTRLLFVDDEESIRITMPSILRMHGFDVTSCATVPEALECIQKEEFDVLLADLNIGQPGDGFTVVSAMRRTQPDAVTIIITGYPAFETALEAIRNQVDDYIVKPANIPALLSNIQERLRSQQPRFQRPLLRLATLLHQYQKEVMEDWLTMCNGDSEINSIPLNDRERADHIPVMLAEVIEMLEEHRGVVSDAALAAATQHGHQRRRQGYTLPMVLKESRFLRRALLTAIQRHLLEANISYLMSDLIDLSENLDTQIRYSVEAFLSLHSEPRVA
- a CDS encoding response regulator transcription factor, encoding MAKIKCLLVDDHTLFRQGVRRLLEGESDFEIVGESPDAGDAVEKARELRPDIVLMDIGMPGLSSFEAARQVRKNRPETKVLFLTMYEDEDYLVQCLEVGAAGYVLKDTPAQQLVSAVRDVYKGGKYLSSQVLGKLVEDFRARVRDAKMRPRISTLTPREREILKLLAEGNSVKEIAVLLGLSVKTVEAHKFNLMRKLDIHNKAQLVTYAIQKKIIKIPVNQ
- a CDS encoding GAF domain-containing sensor histidine kinase, which encodes MLPLGHKYRARIVELAGVLKPVFAAITAAWRAQMFEEFQLDGRAMAALERLNLGTGFALFCQEDFSSFFENLTYYGTRLSKLKVDTRTVARSLEIYQSLCEPHVQQLIPGELMETTAALEMFGSATFIAVSGAYFDAQRGESAALLSVLDAELNAQSVPALLDQILRITRDTFRANVGVLMLRDENNELRLQASVGLDGLVADDISIPLGRGFTGMIALTGEPAILADLDTSDGLLNPALRTRAKALWGVPLKTSGEVIGVLSIGFGKPYQWLPTELEMLRAIADRSALAIERARITEALREREARIAELSAHLLRVQEEERKRISRELHDETGQALMVIRLYLGMLESSAGARARGKIRETLGVVDRTIEGIRRIIGRLSPLVLQELGLIAAIRKEAKDLAKTTGVKARVAVSDDVGRLAPEVEAALYRVVQEALHNVAKHAQAKAANIQMTRENALIRLYIEDDGQGMSKPSGFTGRSFGLAGMRERISMLGGSVKVTSTKGVGTRIEVTLPAPQRQPEGPSELQTRNTRALTAVAGDSRQESA
- the aroC gene encoding chorismate synthase → MFRFFTAGESHGEALVALVSGVPAGVAVEQPFLDRELWRRQQGYGRGGRMKIERDTARLVAGVRHGKTIGSPIAILLENKDWKNWQESLPVGEGDPAKHKKVSSPRPGHADLAGALKYNFPEARYVLERSSARETAARVAAGAVAKLFLRELGIEVWSHVIAVGKVAVEREVKWEEIAALSRREEVLLNCADAGVEQKMKAEVDKATDARDTVGGVFEARAHNVPPGLGTYANWDERLDGLLAQAVMSLQAVKAVEIGSGITAAGAMGSMVHDEIGYAKQGGEFTSFTRQANRAGGLEGGVSNGEEIIVRGYLKPISTLRRPLGSVDFQTREPVKAAYERSDVCVVPAAGVGAEAMIALTLARCALEKFGGDSMGETKRNFEGYVEQLRRF
- the def gene encoding peptide deformylase, whose amino-acid sequence is MIYPIVKYGDPVLEKPAAEVTQFDAELQKLLDDMFESMYAAHGVGLAAPQIGIGKRIAVIDVTFQEDPAAKLVLVNPEIIHTEGRHRQQEGCLSLPEFREDVTRPRVATVRAQDAKGNWFEKTGEDLLARALMHETDHLDGKLYISHISALKRDLIKRKIRKLIKQREW
- the fmt gene encoding methionyl-tRNA formyltransferase: MDLIFCGTPQFAVPTLQALVDAGHHVRLVVTQPDRPSGRGMAVSAPPVKQLAQMLELEVAQPEKIKNNLEFRALLEKLRPEAIVVVGYGRIIPQWMIDLPPLGNINLHGSLLPKYRGAAPVQWAIAMGEPVTGVTTMRIDAGLDTGDMLLQRETPIAPEDTALTVGPRLAAIGAPLMVETLEGLKLGSIAPREQDNAMATLAPILKKEDGLIDFRRRAREIWNRLRGFQPWPGAYTSFRGKNLNVWQAREDQESAGAPGEIRVEGDRLLVGCGGGTALELVTVQPEGKKRMSARDFVHGYHPKSGEPLGTDVPRDTEAQSQP
- the rsmB gene encoding 16S rRNA (cytosine(967)-C(5))-methyltransferase RsmB — encoded protein: MPSPAREAAFDILFRVEQKDAYASELLHSERLDALSPQDRALCTELVMGTLRWRSRLDLGLGAVSSQPLDKLDPEVLTALRLGTYQIAFLRLPVRAAVNESVELVKRARRRYSVPFANAVLRKLAAKPELMEPILSPGPKTVLDLAGLYAHPLWLAERWAERYGIEVAEKICAFDQQPPETSLRLRDPAAEQELLQEGIELQPGALLTSARRVSKGAITQTRAFREGRIAIQDEASQLVALLVGGGERLLDCCAAPGGKTAIMAERNPEAEIIAADVHPHRAALLMERMRQWPNVTVMAANATELGVCGLFDGVLADVPCSGTGTLARNPEIKWRLTSDDLSDLHGRQAAILGATLQHVRGGGIMLYSTCSLEPEENVQVVEEVLQSRPDFRIVDCRGELERLNDSGELAWGDLDSLLDGPYLRTIPGVQPGDGFFGAILAKE
- a CDS encoding PASTA domain-containing protein, with translation MRGFFRFLLLGLVLIMVALVSGLTAMRIAIHGREVVVPKFVGLTPPQADRLAAQNGLLVEFESRFYSPDIPIGHILSQEPYAGEKVRRGWRVRLAESLGPQHVEIPDVVGQSGRAAEINLRRRGLEPGTVAIAHIPGGEDQVIAQAPPPAAKGVASPKVNLLFAAQAEPQAFVMPNLVGRHLSDATRAITEAGLHVGSVHIAPEDPATIASATDIVSKQSPTAGQKVLAGSAVQLEVQK